The Mycolicibacterium duvalii DNA window CCCTTGTTGATGGCGGTCAGGGACGAACCCTCGACCGCCTCCGTCAGATTCGTCACTAGCCGACCGCACCTTCCATCTGCAGCTCGATCAGCCGGTTGAGCTCCAGGGCGTACTCCATCGGGAGTTCCTTGGCGATCGGCTCGACGAAGCCGCGCACCACCATGGCCATCGCCTCGTCCTCGGTCAGACCGCGGCTCATCAGGTAGAACATCTGGTCCTCGCTGACCTTGGACACCGTGGCCTCGTGGCCCATCGTGACGTCGTCCTCCCGGATGTCGACGTACGGGTAGGTGTCCGAGCGGCTCACCGTGTCGACCAGCAGGGCATCGCATTTCACACTGGACCGCGACCCGTGCGCGCCCTTGTTGACCTGGACCAGGCCCCGGTAGGAGGCCCGCCCGCCGCCGCGCGCCACCGATTTGGACACGATGTTGCTGCTGGTGTTGGGCGCCAGGTGCAACATCTTGGCGCCGGTGTCCTGGTGCTGACCCTCCCCGGCGAACGCGACCGAGAGCACCTCACCCTTGGCGTGCTCGCCGGTCATCCACACTGCGGGGTACTTCATCGTCACCTTGGAGCCGATGTTGCCGTCGACCCACTCCATGGTGGCGCCGGCCTCGGCGCGGGCCCGCTTGGTGACCAGGTTGTAGACGTTGTTGGACCAGTTCTGGATCGTCGTGTACCGGCACCGACCGCCCGGCTTGACGATGATCTCGACGACCGCGCTGTGCAGCGAGTCACTCTTGTAGATCGGCGCGGTGCAGCCCTCGACGTAGTGCACGTAGGCGTTCTCGTCGACGATGATCAGCGTCCGCTCGAACTGGCCCATGTTCTCGGTGTTGATCCGGAAGTAGGCCTGCAGCGGGATGTCGACGTGCACGCCGGGCGGCACGTAGATGAACGACCCACCGGACCACACCGCGGTGTTCAGCGCCGAGAACTTGTTGTCCCCGGCCGGGATCACGGTGCCGAAGTACTGCTTGAAGATCTCGGGGTGCTCGCGCAGCGCCGAATCGGTGTCGAGGAAGAGGACTCCCTGCGCCTCGAGGTCCTCACGGATCTGGTGGTAGACCACCTCGGACTCGTACTGCGCGGCCACACCGGAGACCAGCCGCTGCTTCTCGGCCTCCGGGATGCCGAGCTTGTCGTAGGTGTTGCGGATGTCCTCGGGCAGGTCGTCCCACGTCGTGGCCTGCTTCTCGGTGGACCGCACGAAGTACTTGATGTTGTCGAAGTCGATGCCCTCGAGGTTCGATCCCCAGTTCGGCATCGGCTTCTTGTCGAAGGTGCGCAGCGCCTTGAGGCGGATGTCGAGCATCCACTCGGGTTCGTTCTTCTTCGCCGAGATGTCGCGCACCACGGCCTCGGACAGCCCCCGCTGCGCGCTGGCACCGGCAACATCGGAGTCGGCCCAGCCGTAGCCGTACCTACCCAGCGAGGCGATGGTCTCCTCCTGAGTCAAGGCTTCAGGCCGTGCCTCCGGTGTGAGTGTCATTGCGACACACTCCTTTTGCTCTGTGGTGGCTTCGACGCGGGCTGTGCGCCGAAGGGTCTTTACCGTCTGGTCGGGCTCAACGGAACATGGGTGGTGCAGGCGCAGTCCCCGTTGACGATGGTGGCCAGCCGTTGCACGTGGGTGCCCAGCACCTCGGACATCGCCTGCTGTTCGGCCTCGCACAACTCCGGAAACTCCTCGGCCACGTGCGACACCGGGCAGTGGTGCTGACAGATCTGCACCCCGGGCACCGGTCCGCGTACGCGGGCCGTGGTGGTGGCATACCCGGCTCCGGTGAACGCCTCGGCGATCCGCTCGGCTGCGCCCTCGACGTCCTCGCAGGCGATCGGGCCGAGATCACCGAGGATGGCATCGATCCGCTGCCGCGCGAAGGTCCGGACGGCGTCATCTCCGCCGATCTCGCGCAGTTGGCGCATCGCCGCGGAGGCGAGATCGTCGTAGGCGTGGTCGAGCTTGGCCCGCCCGGCGGCGGTGAGCTGGTACCGCTTGGCCGGCCGGCCCCGCCCCTCCTGCTGCCATGCCGCCGCGGCCGTGGCCTT harbors:
- the sufB gene encoding Fe-S cluster assembly protein SufB, encoding MTLTPEARPEALTQEETIASLGRYGYGWADSDVAGASAQRGLSEAVVRDISAKKNEPEWMLDIRLKALRTFDKKPMPNWGSNLEGIDFDNIKYFVRSTEKQATTWDDLPEDIRNTYDKLGIPEAEKQRLVSGVAAQYESEVVYHQIREDLEAQGVLFLDTDSALREHPEIFKQYFGTVIPAGDNKFSALNTAVWSGGSFIYVPPGVHVDIPLQAYFRINTENMGQFERTLIIVDENAYVHYVEGCTAPIYKSDSLHSAVVEIIVKPGGRCRYTTIQNWSNNVYNLVTKRARAEAGATMEWVDGNIGSKVTMKYPAVWMTGEHAKGEVLSVAFAGEGQHQDTGAKMLHLAPNTSSNIVSKSVARGGGRASYRGLVQVNKGAHGSRSSVKCDALLVDTVSRSDTYPYVDIREDDVTMGHEATVSKVSEDQMFYLMSRGLTEDEAMAMVVRGFVEPIAKELPMEYALELNRLIELQMEGAVG
- a CDS encoding helix-turn-helix transcriptional regulator codes for the protein MGVTVCDDHYPTLRVPLVDRPPELRHTGVVKFRQQTSTAPTRAPLPADVESHGDTRSAIVRLLLESGPTTARSIGIELGLSAAGVRRHLDALIDAGDAKATAAAAWQQEGRGRPAKRYQLTAAGRAKLDHAYDDLASAAMRQLREIGGDDAVRTFARQRIDAILGDLGPIACEDVEGAAERIAEAFTGAGYATTTARVRGPVPGVQICQHHCPVSHVAEEFPELCEAEQQAMSEVLGTHVQRLATIVNGDCACTTHVPLSPTRR